In one window of Fibrobacter sp. UBA4297 DNA:
- a CDS encoding sulfide/dihydroorotate dehydrogenase-like FAD/NAD-binding protein: MAKILFKKQLSPAVFQFRVHAPLIAQERKAGQFIILQTNKDNGERVPLTIADADTNEGSITLIFQTVGKTTTELSKFEVGDDIPVLVGPLGSPTHIDNFGHVVCVCGGVGIAPMHPIVQALKAAGNKVTIIMGARNESLFLMKEEMTALADNIIFMTDDGSYGRKGLVTEPLKELCEDTKGKPDMVIAIGPPIMMKFCALTTKPYGVKTVVSLNSIMVDGTGMCGGCRVTIGGKTKFVCVDGPEFDGHEVDWNNMLQRMGAFKPQEQEALHRFGANDGHKCNIDKMADAKAKESK, encoded by the coding sequence ATGGCAAAGATTCTCTTTAAAAAACAGTTATCTCCCGCGGTATTCCAATTCCGCGTCCACGCCCCGCTGATCGCGCAAGAACGTAAGGCAGGACAGTTTATCATCCTCCAGACGAACAAGGACAACGGTGAACGCGTTCCGCTCACTATTGCTGACGCCGATACGAATGAAGGTTCTATCACCCTCATTTTCCAGACGGTTGGCAAGACGACGACTGAACTCTCCAAGTTCGAAGTCGGTGACGATATCCCGGTTTTGGTTGGCCCGCTCGGTTCTCCGACCCATATCGACAACTTTGGCCACGTGGTCTGCGTTTGCGGTGGTGTCGGTATTGCCCCGATGCACCCGATTGTCCAGGCTCTCAAGGCTGCTGGCAACAAGGTAACGATTATCATGGGTGCTCGTAACGAAAGCCTCTTCCTCATGAAGGAAGAAATGACGGCTCTCGCTGACAACATCATTTTCATGACCGACGACGGTTCTTATGGCCGCAAGGGTCTCGTGACTGAACCGCTCAAGGAACTCTGCGAAGACACCAAGGGCAAGCCGGACATGGTCATCGCTATCGGTCCTCCGATCATGATGAAGTTCTGCGCCCTCACCACTAAGCCGTATGGTGTGAAGACTGTCGTTAGCCTCAACAGCATCATGGTCGATGGTACTGGCATGTGCGGTGGTTGCCGCGTCACTATCGGTGGCAAGACGAAGTTCGTCTGCGTCGATGGTCCGGAATTCGACGGCCACGAAGTCGACTGGAACAACATGCTCCAGCGTATGGGTGCATTCAAGCCCCAGGAACAGGAAGCTTTGCATCGCTTCGGTGCAAATGACGGCCACAAGTGCAATATCGACAAGATGGCAGATGCCAAGGCTAAGGAGAGCAAATAA
- a CDS encoding RrF2 family transcriptional regulator — protein MRVSTKGRYAIRVIIDMAENGEAEFHPLHNLAERQGLSEKYLEAILGVLVKNNVLEGARGKGGGYKLAKPAAELTVWEILSVIETSISPVECVTDGKSGCDRADICPTLPMWKDLAKIIKDYFTGITIEQLARKAPKIARPLCNEK, from the coding sequence ATGAGAGTATCTACGAAAGGTCGATACGCTATTCGCGTTATTATTGATATGGCAGAAAACGGCGAAGCCGAATTCCACCCACTGCACAACCTGGCGGAACGTCAGGGACTTTCCGAAAAATATCTCGAAGCGATTCTTGGAGTCCTCGTAAAGAACAATGTGCTCGAAGGCGCACGCGGCAAGGGCGGCGGCTACAAGCTAGCAAAGCCAGCGGCTGAGCTCACGGTTTGGGAAATCCTGAGTGTCATTGAGACATCCATTAGCCCGGTAGAATGCGTCACCGACGGCAAGAGCGGTTGCGACCGCGCAGATATTTGCCCGACACTCCCGATGTGGAAGGACTTGGCCAAAATCATCAAGGACTACTTCACGGGAATTACGATCGAGCAATTGGCCCGCAAAGCCCCCAAAATTGCGCGCCCGCTCTGCAACGAAAAATAA